The Elaeis guineensis isolate ETL-2024a chromosome 13, EG11, whole genome shotgun sequence genome includes a region encoding these proteins:
- the LOC140853099 gene encoding rust resistance kinase Lr10-like yields the protein MPGPGLVLSCLGDDTLLSLPESGSHKVIAIYYRFESITIKLGEPWSDCQVQNFSSTSLTTPVYSPFMWASSLVNCSKAWNDESRILREWYRPISCLSSADHFVYVADMLMPVVLLPSDCVVVSANLADVRHLERGELNLGWYVPENGYTCQACESQGGCCSFDRKISRPSCSFCSFPEQPGELPYSFLL from the coding sequence ATGCCCGGCCCGGGCCTAGTTCTCTCGTGCTTGGGAGACGACACCCTTCTCTCACTGCCTGAGTCGGGCTCCCATAAGGTAATTGCCATTTACTACCGGTTTGAATCAATAACGATCAAACTTGGAGAGCCGTGGTCTGACTGCCAGGTGCAAAACTTCAGCTCCACCAGCCTCACCACGCCAGTTTACTCGCCTTTCATGTGGGCATCCAGTTTGGTGAACTGTTCAAAAGCATGGAATGACGAGAGCAGGATCTTAAGAGAATGGTATAGACCGATCTCATGCTTGAGCAGTGCCGACCATTTTGTTTATGTGGCTGATATGCTAATGCCTGTGGTCCTGCTACCTTCGGATTGTGTGGTGGTTTCGGCTAATCTTGCGGATGTTAGACATCTAGAAAGGGGAGAGCTGAACCTTGGTTGGTACGTTCCTGAGAACGGCTACACATGCCAAGCCTGCGAAAGCCAAGGAGGATGTTGTTCATTTGATCGGAAAATAAGCCGACCTTCCTGCAGCTTTTGCAGCTTTCCCGAACAGCCTGGTGAGCTTCCATATTCCTTCCTTCTGTAG
- the LOC105056406 gene encoding LOW QUALITY PROTEIN: uncharacterized protein (The sequence of the model RefSeq protein was modified relative to this genomic sequence to represent the inferred CDS: inserted 1 base in 1 codon; deleted 1 base in 1 codon), whose amino-acid sequence MQKFKHQGASGIEASHELASMSPKLKQPHQLPCTSILRSSCPFELSVSRKLQHNCPNMFVLASFPTISAVGKKFAFHPTTHGPHKRKGCSSSCGRQNISYPFRLKDDPAGCGRSSWYQLICKGNKTILDIQSDKFYQAEDGLAFHFLKKTRYYVTEISYDQQTINVVDFGLASGRCGLPTRSSPFEANGLETPYYDYFLLSFPYEFYSYTWAIFMNCXRQIKNDMYRLIPCLCQNNTFVYVNVGDDANLLRNLEPSCRFLAAIPTAGSPGIDSTTDVFKLLQRGFVLSWLPKKTPFQYCLEDFRWHFRDVRWQFRHLKAKKIPAQMFAALEMSLSFLLCFVGQYARSYPLCIQVALRILTLTVEHLITLAMLGRLVFAPLAVYLLLAYKFWSTRASIDDVEKFLRKQKTLVPTRYTYTDIVAITSHFTEKVGQGGFGSVFKGKLLGHHMVAVKMLGNSKCNGEEFINEVSTIGRIHHVNVVQLVGFSSEGSKRALVYECMPNGSLDKYIFSSSGTRHRPSYFTWDKLNDMALGVARGIDYLHRGCDMQILHFDIKPQNILLDKNFTPKISDFGLAKLYPKEYGLVSMSAARGTIGYIAPELISRNFGVISDKSDVYSYGMLLLEMAGGRRNVDRRVENSSQVYYPSWIYDQLAPGRELEINNSVEIGDAERKLCIVGLWCIQMKSSSRPSMSKVIEMLEGDVNSLQIPPRPCFSSSQPISTRQSCMDSSLTELSIISEHDELP is encoded by the exons GTCTTCATGCCCGTTTGAACTTTCTGTTTCTCGGAAATTGCAGCACAATTGTCCCA ACATGTTTGTGCTCGCCTCATTTCCAACCATTTCGGCCGTGGGGAAGAAGTTTGCTTTCCATCCC ACTACCCATGGGCCTCACAAGCGAAAAGGCTGTTCTTCCTCCTGCGGACGGCAAAATATCAGCTACCCTTTTCGTTTAAAAGATGATCCAGCAGGTTGTGGTCGTTCATCATGGTACCAACTCATTTGCAAAGGTAACAAAACTATCTTGGATATCCAATCAGACAAGTTCTATCAGGCTGAGGATGGCTTAGCCTTCCATTTTCTCAAGAAAACAAGATATTATGTAACTGAAATTTCATATGACCAACAAACAATCAATGTTGTTGATTTTGGCTTGGCAAGCGGCCGTTGTGGTCTTCCCACTCGATCTTCGCCATTTGAGGCTAATGGTCTTGAAACTCCTTATTACGATTACTTTTTGTTATCATTTCCGTACGAGTTCTATTCGTATACTTGGGCTATTTTCATGAATT ACAGGCAGATTAAGAACGACATGTATCGGCTCATTCCTTGCCTGTGCCAGAACAACACATTTGTTTATGTCAATGTTGGAGATGACGCAAATTTGTTGCGGAATCTTGAGCCTTCCTGCAGGTTTCTGGCTGCGATTCCCACGGCTGGTTCTCCTGGAATAGATTCAACGACTGATGTCTTCAAACTCCTTCAGAGAGGGTTTGTTCTTTCATGGTTGCCTAAAAAAACCCCATTCCAGTACTGTCTGGAGGACTTCCG GTGGCATTTCCGCGATGTAAGGTGGCAGTTCCGTCATTTAAAGGCAAAGAAAATTCCCGCTCAGATGTTCGCTGCCCTTGAAATGAGCTTATCCTTCTTACTCTGCTTCGTTGGTCAATACGCTCGAAGTTATCCTCTCTGTATTCAAGTAGCCTTGCGGATTTTAACATTAACCGTGGAGCACTTGATAA CACTGGCAATGCTAGGCAGGCTAGTATTTGCACCTTTAGCGGTTTACCTCTTGCTTGCCTACAAATTTTGGAGCACACGAGCATCCATCGACGATGTGGAGAAGTTTCTGCGGAAGCAA AAAACACTTGTACCAACGAGGTATACATACACTGACATCGTTGCTATAACGAGCCACTTCACAGAAAAAGTAGGACAAGGGGGTTTTGGATCCGTCTTCAAAGGGAAACTCCTTGGTCACC ATATGGTCGCCGTCAAGATGTTGGGCAATTCCAAGTGCAATGGAGAAGAATTCATCAACGAGGTCTCCACAATTGGCAGGATTCACCACGTAAATGTAGTGCAACTTGTTGGGTTTAGTTCAGAGGGATCCAAGAGGGCTCTCGTATACGAGTGCATGCCCAATGGGTCGCTCGATAAGTATATCTTCTCGTCAAGTGGAACGAGACATCGTCCTTCATATTTCACTTGGGATAAACTCAATGATATGGCACTAGGAGTGGCTCGAGGTATTGATTACCTACATCGTGGATGTGATATGCAAATTCTACACTTCGACATCAAGCCTCAAAACATCCTTCTTGACAAGAATTTCACCCCAAAGATTTCGGATTTTGGACTTGCAAAGTTATACCCGAAGGAATATGGCCTGGTGTCCATGAGTGCTGCCAGAGGGACGATAGGATATATAGCTCCTGAATTGATATCTAGGAATTTTGGGGTGATATCTGATAAGTCGGATGTTTATAGTTATGGAATGTTACTCTTAGAGATGGCAGGGGGAAGGAGGAATGTGGATCGAAGGGTGGAGAATTCAAGTCAGGTTTACTATCCTTCATGGATCTATGATCAGCTTGCGCCAGGGAGGGAACTCGAAATCAATAACAGTGTAGAAATTGGTGATGCGGAAAGAAAGCTATGTATAGTGGGTTTATGGTGCATTCAGATGAAGTCATCTAGTCGTCCCTCCATGAGCAAAGTTATAGAGATGCTGGAAGGTGATGTCAATAGCCTGCAGATTCCACCCAGACCTTGTTTTTCTTCGTCACAGCCAATCTCTACAAGACAGTCTTGCATGGACTCTTCTCTCACAGAATTATCGATCATCTCTGAGCATGATGAACTTCCCTGA